In Salvia miltiorrhiza cultivar Shanhuang (shh) chromosome 4, IMPLAD_Smil_shh, whole genome shotgun sequence, the DNA window AATGTAAATTAGCATTAATTTTCCTCTCTCATACATATAAATATGCTTCTGAGTTTATCATGTCAAAGCATTGTGATTAAGAAGAAAAAAGCAAGTTAAAAATAACGTTTGATAGTATAATCTTTAATAGCGCATTTAATTTTCATGATTGATAAAGAATAATATAATCTTTTAATGATATGTTTATTTTTGTATGgttgattattaattattatcctACTCTTCCAATAGAATATGAAtgtctttttaaaaaatagtatagACGAGTTtgacaataattaattaagaagaagATGTTCCCTACACGAACACGACATCCACATCACATTCTGTAATCCGTATTACCAAAGTATTTCACACAACACAAAAACTTTTCAATGCTCAAAACGAATTTTTCACTTTCCCTCTCTTTCTTTCCCTCGCTCCATCCTTCTTCATCTCTCACTACAAAATTGGCCAATGCTATAATCTAAAAGCAAAAAGTActctcaaaaaaagaaatgtCGATACATACACCGGAAAACAACAAATTATGTGCTCCTAAATGGCCATTACTTCTTCCTGCTCTCTCtgccccccctctctctctctctctatatatatatacacgtacACACACaaaaagttattttattataataggCTTAATTGCCATTTACCATAACCATAATGGGGACATCTCATGGCTAACACCACCACAACGTATTTCAGACACATCATTATGACGAATGCTAATTTTCTTAACATATTATTATGAATCCAACTCcatccacctctctctctctctctctctctctctcgcacaAGAATCTATTATGGAGTTGAGGCGAATAATGCATCTTTGTTTGCATTTTTCGCATTTTCAAGAAACACAGTAGCTACCTTTTGGTTTTCCTCGACTTTCCACGCCGCACTATTATTATACTCATTTCCTAtcgttttcttcttttttttttctctcactgGACACTGCCTCTTGCTATTTAATCAGCGCTCTTCTAATGCAAGAACTTGGAATGTCTTCTAGTCCAAGACTCCAACTTTTGGCTCATCACTTGCCTCTTTTCTCTTCTCACCCATTTTATTGAAACACCGAATCTTGCAGCTCCGTTTTTGTTTTCTCAGCTCCATTTACGGTGACTTTTACTAGCAAGAATTAAGTGGGCCGGGGGTTTTCTTCTTATGCGACATTAAAAATTTCAGCATTcaaaaatagttattttttgtGTTAATAGAAAAGAAGTTGAGATTTTTGCATTGGTGGAAGTGATGGATACTGGAGGGAGGCTTGTGGCTGGTTCTCACAATAGAAATGAGTTTGTTCTCATCAATGCTGATGAAATTGGAAGAGTAAGCTTTTTTATTCGCCAACATTTTTCGCCCTCTGTTTCTGTGTGTATTTAGTATTTGTACTTattgaactatttatttggcTTAGTTTTACAACTGTACAAGTTGTGTATGGCTTCGTGGGATTTATTTAGGATTTCTTTGAAATGCTCCTTAATGTTAATAGCTAGATAGGTAGGACTCCCAacttatgtaaataaataatttgtttgGCTTATATATCAACTGTTTCTTTGATCAATCCAATATAGTACTTTAATCTGTAATCTGTATGTATAGTTTCTCCAAAAATTATGGTAGAATTTGTTGATTTAGGGTTAATTTACTTAATAAATCTCATTTCAGTAATAATTGTCTACAGGAGTAGTTTTTTTAATTGTTCCTTTTGGTTTTTGTTAATCTCTTTTGGTTTTTCGGGAAGAGGTGATGTGGTTTTCAATGTTTAGTTAAAAATGTCTACCAATGAATAATTGTAATGAAATCAATATTCATTTCTATGGTAAATGACTTGTTCTATCTTCCTCATTTCCCTGGAGAGTATGTTAGATTATTTTCATTCTAGTATCTTGGTGATTTATAATGATTCTTTTTTGTCATGATTCTTTATGTGACGACTGAATATTGCTATTTTCTGTCATTTTGATTGTGAACTTGTGTACTTATATATTGCTATTACCTTCTACATTTTCTCTATGGAACTAAAAAAGTTACTGCTGTGCTTTATTGTCTATAAAGCACAACCACAACCACTACATttattttatagattttttGAACTTAGGAATCAAATTTTAGTATGAAGGTTGGGAGTTGCAGAAAAATGTTActattaagattaatattttcATGTCATGCAGTTCAGAACTAGAAACTTGGTGTTTTTTATGACAAGTGATAAAGAAGTTAAGCGAAATGAGACTGTCATTTTCATCTTTTTGTGATTCTCTAGATTAAGTCTGTTGAAGAAGTGAGTGGAGAAACATGCCAAATTTGCGGAGATGAAGTGGAGATAAGTGTAGATGGGGAACTCTTTGTTGCATGCAATGAATGTGCTTTCCCTGTATGTCGAACTTGCTATGAATACGAGAGAAAGGAGGGAAGCCAGGCTTGTCCTCAGTGCAAAACCAGATACAAGCGCATCAAAGGTTAGTCTAATGGCTTAGCTTTACCTATTTAACTGTTTGCAAAAGCCATAAGTAAACTCCTTAATATGTTTCTGCTTGGATGAAACCACAATTTCTGGTTCATATATGCTGCAGGTAGTCCGAGAGTAGAAGGtgatgaggaagaagatgaaacGGATGATTTAGAACATGAGTTTGATTATGGGAATCCCGAGGCCCCAGGCTTTAAACAAAGAGTGGGTGGCGTACCCTCCGTTCATGCTAGTTCAACTGGATCAACCACAATCTCATCTTCTCAAGGGTTGGAAATCCCTCTTTTGACATATAATGAAGAGGTAGTCAAAGAATCATCactcatctttctctctctctgttttcTATTAATGTTTTTGGTATTTTTGTGATGCTGTGGTTCTGGTTACTCTAGGACACCCAGATTCACTATGACCGACAAGCTATCATCATACCTCCGTTTCCCGGTCATGGAGATGGAACTCATCAGACTCCTAATGGTACATCAGCTGCAGCACATTGTTTGTTATATCCCTTGTCGAGCTTCTGTAACGTGAACTGTCTCCATATAATGGTTATGACTTTTGACATATAGTGCAACCTCGATCTATGGTTCCCGAAAAAGACATTGCCTTATATGGCTATGGAAGTGTTGCATGGAGGGATCGGATGGAGGAATGGAAGAGAAGGCAAAACGACAAAGTTCAAGTAGTCGATCATCAGCATAGTAGTGACAATGGGGATTTAGATAGCAGTGAAATGGACCCTGATTTGCCTATGTGAGTATAGTCTTCATATCAGATGTAATGATGCTGTTATATCATAGAGCATCAACCTTCTACAGATCATAACATTGCAGATCCATGTTGAATTCCATTACAGATATCATATAACTACTTCTCCTTTACTAAACAGATCATATTCTCGTGACTCACGACAGATTATTCACAGCACTAATATTTCTTTTTGGACTTCTGACTTATTTATCCCTTCACAATGTCTTGGTAGGATGGATGAAGGGAGGCAGCCTCTGTCGAGGAAATTACCCATATCTTCGAGCAAGATAAGTCCATACAGATTGATAATTATACTCCGTCTGGTGGTTCTTGGCTTCTTTTTCCACTATAGGATTCTCCATCCTGTCCATGATGCGTATGGCTTGTGGATGACATCAGTTATTTGTGAAATATGGTTCGCTGTATCATGGATACTCGATCAGTTCCCAAAATGGTACCCAATTGAGCGAGAAACATACCTTGATCGGCTTTCTCTTAGGTATATATGTCTGCATCTCAAGACTTCATTGAAGTTTAGATATTTGAGCAGCTGGATCTTCAGTTCATGTCAAAAAAACCCCTTCATAAACTGTCTAAGTTACTTGCAGTAATCACGATTTTCAGTTTTCGATTGCTTGATGGTGGATGACTTATCTGGCTTCAACTTTCAGGTACGAAAGAGCCCTCCATGAAGGGAAACCCTCAGAGTTAGCAAGCGTAGACATCTTTGTCAGCACTGTTGATCCCATGAAAGAGCCTCCTCTAATAACAGCAAACACAGTTCTCTCCATTCTTGCAGTGGATTATCCAGTCGACAAAGTCTCATGCTATGTTTCAGATGATGGTGCAGCAATGCTTACCTTTGAAGCACTTTCCGAGACATCTGAATTTGCTCGTAAGTGGGTTCCTTTCTGTAAGAAGTTCAGCATTGAACCTCGAGCTCCAGAATGGTATTTTTTGCAGAAGATGGACTATTTGAAAAACAAAGTGCATCCTGCATTTGTGAGGGAAAGGCGTGAAATGAAGGTCCGTAGTCACATGTAATCATATTTTCCAGGACAAACAAATTCATAAGTCATATTATCATATCCGTGCTTGTGAACACAAATAAAGATCAAAAGGAGGTTTTATGGTTAGCTAGGGCCAGAAaattttggtaacttttttatgtatttgtttatTTGGGTACAGAGGGAATATGACGAGTTCAAAGTTCGGATCAATTGTTTGGTAGCCATGGCAGAAAAGGTACCTGAGGATGGCTGGACAATGCAGGATGGAACACCTTGGCCTGGAAACAATGTCAAAGACCATCCCGGTATGATACAGGTTAGTGACACAGACCTTgaatagcatcaatttaaggTCATCAAGCACATGTCGCATGATTATGGAACCAACTTAGATTCTGAAGGCTATTTTATATCATGGAAACTTCTCTTGTACATAGTTAAAGCAATGTGCACCTGCACTCATCACAAGAACCCCAAAACTTCATTGAATGTTCATAGTTCTGTTTTTCCATGTTAACAGGTATTCCTAGGTCATGATGGTCTTCATGATGTGGAGGGGAATGAGCTACCTCGTTTGGTTTATGTTTCCCGTGAAAAGAGACCTGGCTTTGAGCACCATAAGAAAGCTGGGGCCATGAATTCTCTGGTAAATCCATAAATATCAACTGCATATCACTCCCTTCGTTCTAGAAGCATAGTTCACTATTCTTTTTCTGTTTGTCCCCCAATGATAGTCTactttccttattagattataGTATGAAGATTTCATGTAATTTTACCTTTTCAAGTACATAAAAGGCATTATCATACTCTGTCTGAAAATggagagtatttttttttgtatactTCTCCCCCTTCCTTTTACTAATTATACCATTTGAATCCCAAGGAAAATTTAGTTAATACTCTGCTGTGTGAAAAATATCCAGGTTCGTGTTTCGGCTGTCCTATCAAATGCCCCTTATCTTCTGAATGTCGACTGCGATCACTACATAAACAACAGCAAGGCACTGAGAGAAGCCATGTGTTTCATGATGGATCCTACTTCAGGAAAGAAAGTAGGCTATGTCCAATTTCCCCAGAGATTTGATGGGATAGATCGCCATGATAGATATTCTAACCGTAATGTTGTGTTCTTTGATGTAAGTTTACTCTCGTTTTGCATTTTCTGGTACTATTGCTCTTGTAATCATCCAGAAATTCTGACTTCTTCAACTCTGAACAGATCAACATGAAGGGTTTGGATGGTTTGCAAGGACCTATATATGTTGGAACCGGGTGTGCGTTCAGAAGGCAAGCTCTTTATGGATACGATGCTCCAACAAAGAAAAAGCCACCAAGCAAGACTTGTAACTGCTGGCCAAAGTGGTGTTGTTTGTGTTGTGGTtctagaaagaaaaatgaaggaaaatCGAAGAAAGA includes these proteins:
- the LOC131021676 gene encoding cellulose synthase A catalytic subunit 5 [UDP-forming]-like, with protein sequence MDTGGRLVAGSHNRNEFVLINADEIGRIKSVEEVSGETCQICGDEVEISVDGELFVACNECAFPVCRTCYEYERKEGSQACPQCKTRYKRIKGSPRVEGDEEEDETDDLEHEFDYGNPEAPGFKQRVGGVPSVHASSTGSTTISSSQGLEIPLLTYNEEDTQIHYDRQAIIIPPFPGHGDGTHQTPNVQPRSMVPEKDIALYGYGSVAWRDRMEEWKRRQNDKVQVVDHQHSSDNGDLDSSEMDPDLPMMDEGRQPLSRKLPISSSKISPYRLIIILRLVVLGFFFHYRILHPVHDAYGLWMTSVICEIWFAVSWILDQFPKWYPIERETYLDRLSLRYERALHEGKPSELASVDIFVSTVDPMKEPPLITANTVLSILAVDYPVDKVSCYVSDDGAAMLTFEALSETSEFARKWVPFCKKFSIEPRAPEWYFLQKMDYLKNKVHPAFVRERREMKREYDEFKVRINCLVAMAEKVPEDGWTMQDGTPWPGNNVKDHPGMIQVFLGHDGLHDVEGNELPRLVYVSREKRPGFEHHKKAGAMNSLVRVSAVLSNAPYLLNVDCDHYINNSKALREAMCFMMDPTSGKKVGYVQFPQRFDGIDRHDRYSNRNVVFFDINMKGLDGLQGPIYVGTGCAFRRQALYGYDAPTKKKPPSKTCNCWPKWCCLCCGSRKKNEGKSKKDKKKKSKHRDASKQIHALETIEERIEEPNIARSPTISQEKLEKKFGQSPVFVASTLSEDGGVLKEVSSTSLLKEAIHVISCGYEDKTEWGKEVGWIYGSVTEDILTGFKMHCRGWRSVYCTPKRPAFKGSAPINLSDRLHQVLRWALGSVEIFLSKHCPIWYGYGGGLNWLERLSYINSVVYPWTSIPLIVYCTLPAICLLTGKFIVPEISNYASIVFMALFVSIALTGILEMQWGRVGIDDWWRNEQFWVIGGASSHLFALVQGLLKVLGGVNTNFTVTSKGGDDGDFSELYMFKWTSLLIPPTTLLIINIVGVVVGVADAINNGYDSWGPLFGKLFFAFWVIMHLYPFLKGLTGKQERLPTVIVIWSILLASIVTLLWVRINPFVSRDGPILEICGLNCDD